Proteins from one Drosophila gunungcola strain Sukarami chromosome 3R, Dgunungcola_SK_2, whole genome shotgun sequence genomic window:
- the LOC128252873 gene encoding vasotab, translating into MRFALFAFLAVCLLAFVLATPAKDTKKPATCQRACGEVYDPVCAKAKNSSKERLITFGSPCVMSNYNCQHADDPFEQKSKGECGGGVSVRLS; encoded by the exons ATGCGTTTCGCTCTGTTTGCTTTCCTAG ctGTGTGCCTGTTGGCATTCGTTCTGGCCACTCCGGCCAAGGACACCAAAAAGCCGGCAACTTGCCAGCGAGCCTGCGGCGAAGTCTACGATCCTGTTTGTGCCAAGGCAAAGAACAGCAGCAAGGAGCGACTCATCACTTTTGGCAGCCCATGCGTCATGTCCAACTACAACTGCCAGCATGCCGACGATC CATTCGAGCAGAAGTCCAAGGGCGAGTGCGGCGGCGGAGTGAGCGTTCGTCTCTCTTAA
- the LOC128252871 gene encoding iron-sulfur cluster assembly scaffold protein IscU — protein MSLVRNSSRLLRSQLKRVQSVPVALYHENVVEHYENPRNVGSLDKKDVTVGTGLVGAPACGDVMKLQIKVDENGKIVDAKFKTFGCGSAIASSSLATEWVKGKSIDEAGKLKNTDIAKELRLPPVKLHCSMLAEDAIKAALADYKVKQQKKEATN, from the exons ATGTCTCTGGTGCGAAACTCCTCCCGGTTGCTGCGATCGCAGTTGAAGCGTGTGCAGAGCGTGCCCGTGGCATTATATCACGAAAAT GTCGTTGAACACTACGAAAACCCGCGCAACGTGGGCTCGCTGGACAAGAAGGATGTCACCGTGGGCACTGGTCTCGTCGGAGCACCCGCCTGCGGCGATGTAATGAAACTGCAGATCAAGGTGGACGAGAACGGCAAGATTGTGGATGCCAAGTTCAAGACCTTCGGGTGTGGGTCGGCCATCGCCAGCAGTTCCCTGGCCACCGAGTGGGTGAAGGGAAAGTCCATCGATGAGGCCGGCAAACTGAAGAACACAGACATCGCCAAGGAGCTGCGTCTGCCGCCCGTTAAGTTGCACTGCTCGATGTTGGCCGAAGATGCCATCAAGGCCGCCCTGGCGGACTACAAGGTCAAGCAGCAGAAGAAGGAGGCGACGAACTGA
- the LOC128252858 gene encoding armadillo-like helical domain-containing protein 3 isoform X1 — translation MTSRKRSGSGSTKRPKEKVVYIYELLCRGEDPSSESPEFWNEFFLLQPNFEALENEIGKLNSDQLQLVKPNLNTLFQRCIEMLDTEDHPKRLCNSLQTLCSLFYGIFKKSNAEPTLNILNEIFGHEKMDEWLKLMMQYCNRILLGDVPENARFMCLKLLQVLVTGTDNVNQNALFEHLMMHSMFDAFVRLLSDPSFRTQHGHDIVILLTILVNYRKHEATNPYVVQLSILADELALNGYGQMISQSLIDFCRQYIQSLNNVQSSSWFSSLSNIVGNMFVSDEGCERVQQIKANNGLLLALYEAVHLNRNFITTLAHTQAESSAPPSPSNTLSLAQPVPDLTNAPIIDITQYPTNLLVAVFQYCSIVMQDNKNESSIANLKLCFLILTCISEDQYANSMMHDSNLTFKVMLHRAQMRHRKLNVDRVGKSQPLAATLLDLLVEFIVSHLMKKFPMELYLLCIGVIHRILCYQKRCRVRLNYPWKELWSALIGLLRFLVNQEQTLVKKCNIFHLSLQVVNIFNLFITYGDTFLATTNSYDELYYELNREEKVFTEIHAMVLRYTTMPECEYKDDVIKLLNALVNILAIVKHFQNKIKEWLAEQGLSTPTEEQILDVVRKNYDLTLKLQDSLDQYERYAETPLHTNFFKLMVRDVVNDTRKHIYGYVKEAVSVIPDQEVLLTTSMTSGSAGTTNAATPTTAVPEAKATPAT, via the exons ATGACCTCACGCAAGCGAAGTGGCAGCGGTTCCACCAAGAGGCCCAAGGAGAAG GTGGTCTACATATACGAACTGCTGTGCCGGGGCGAGGATCCCAGCAGCGAGAGTCCGGAGTTCTGGAACGAGTTCTTCCTGCTGCAGCCGAACTTCGAGGCGCTGGAGAATGAGATCGGAAAGCTTAACAGCGACCAGCTGCAGCTGGTCAAGCCGAATCTGAACACCCTCTTCCAGAGGTGCATCGAAATGCTGGACACGG AAGATCATCCCAAGCGCCTGTGCAATAGCCTGCAAACGTTGTGCTCCCTGTTCTACGGGATCTTCAAGAAATCGAACGCGGAGCCCACGCTCAACATCCTCAACGAGATCTTCGGCCACGAGAAGATGGACGAGTGGCTGAAGCTGATGATGCAGTACTGCAATCGCATACTATTGGGCGATGTGCCCGAGAACGCCCGCTTCATGTGCCTGAAACTTCTGCAGGTCTTGGTCACGGGCACAGATAACGTGAACCAGAACGCCCTCTTCGAGCACCTGATGATGCACAGCATGTTCGACGCCTTCGTCCGGTTACTTAGCGATCCCTCGTTTCGCACCCAGCACGGACATGACATTGTAATTCTGCTTACCATCCTGGTTAACTACCGCAAGCACGAGGCGACCAATCCCTACGTGGTACAGCTCTCCATACTCGCCGATGAGCTGGCTCTGAACGG CTATGGCCAAATGATATCGCAGTCGCTCATTGACTTCTGCCGCCAGTACATCCAGAGCCTCAACAATGTGCAATCCTCGTCCTGGTTTTCATCGCTCTCGAACATTGTGGGGAACATGTTTGTGTCGGATGAAGGATGCGAGCGGGTGCAGCAAATCAAGGCCAACAATGGCCTTCTGCTTGCCCTCTACGAGGCAGTGCACCTGAACAGGAACTTCATCACGACGCTGGCTCACACGCAGGCGGAGTCCAGTGCCCCGCCCTCGCCCAGTAACACGTTGAGCCTGGCCCAACCAGTGCCGGACTTAACCAATGCTCCTATCATCGACATTACTCAATATCCCACCAATCTCCTGGTGGCCGTCTTTCAGTACTGCTCCATCGTGATGCAGGACAACAAAAACGAGTCGAGCATTGCCAACCTGAAGCTGTGCTTTCTCATCCTCACCTGCATTTCGGAGGATCAGTACGCCAACTCCATGATGCACGACAGCAATCTCACCTTCAAGGTTATGCTGCATCGGGCGCAGATGCGTCATCGCAAGTTGAATGTGGATCGGGTGGGCAAATCGCAGCCATTGGCTGCCACTCTTCTGGATCTCCTAGTGGAGTTTATTGTGTCCCACTTGATGAAGAAGTTTCCCATGGAGCTGTATCTGCTGTGCATTGGCGTTATCCATCGAATTCTGTGTTACCAGAAGAGGTGTCGAGTGCGCCTGAACTATCCGTGGAAGGAGCTGTGGTCGGCACTGATTGGCCTGCTGCGGTTTCTGGTCAACCAGGAACAGACGCTGGTCAAGAAGTGTAACATATTCCATTTGTCGCTGCAGGTGGTGAATATATTCAATCTATTCATTACGTACGGCGACACTTTCCTGGCCACCACAAACAGCTATGATGAGCTGTACTACGAACTGAACCGCGAGGAGAAGGTCTTTACGGAAATACATGCAATGG TTCTGCGCTACACAACCATGCCGGAGTGCGAGTACAAAGACGACGTCATCAAACTACTGAACGCCCTGGTCAATATATTGGCCATTGTAAAGCACTTCCAGAACAAGATCAAGGAATGGCTGGCGGAGCAAGGTCTTTCCACGCCCACGGAGGAGCAAATACTCGATGTGGTGCGCAAGAACTACGACCTCACGTTGAAACTGCAGGACTCCCTAGACCAGTACGAACGTTACGCGGAAACGCCGCTGCACACAAACTTCTTTAAGTTGATGGTGCGCGATGTTGTCAACGACACGCGAAAACACATCTACGGGTATGTGAAGGAGGCCGTGTCCGTCATCCCCGACCAGGAGGTGCTCCTCACCACCTCGATGACATCCGGCTCGGCGGGAACAACGAATGCGGCGACCCCTACAACAGCAGTGCCAGAAGCAAAAGCCACGCCTGCCACGTAA
- the LOC128252858 gene encoding armadillo-like helical domain-containing protein 3 isoform X2: MTSRKRSGSGSTKRPKEKVVYIYELLCRGEDPSSESPEFWNEFFLLQPNFEALENEIGKLNSDQLQLVKPNLNTLFQRCIEMLDTDHPKRLCNSLQTLCSLFYGIFKKSNAEPTLNILNEIFGHEKMDEWLKLMMQYCNRILLGDVPENARFMCLKLLQVLVTGTDNVNQNALFEHLMMHSMFDAFVRLLSDPSFRTQHGHDIVILLTILVNYRKHEATNPYVVQLSILADELALNGYGQMISQSLIDFCRQYIQSLNNVQSSSWFSSLSNIVGNMFVSDEGCERVQQIKANNGLLLALYEAVHLNRNFITTLAHTQAESSAPPSPSNTLSLAQPVPDLTNAPIIDITQYPTNLLVAVFQYCSIVMQDNKNESSIANLKLCFLILTCISEDQYANSMMHDSNLTFKVMLHRAQMRHRKLNVDRVGKSQPLAATLLDLLVEFIVSHLMKKFPMELYLLCIGVIHRILCYQKRCRVRLNYPWKELWSALIGLLRFLVNQEQTLVKKCNIFHLSLQVVNIFNLFITYGDTFLATTNSYDELYYELNREEKVFTEIHAMVLRYTTMPECEYKDDVIKLLNALVNILAIVKHFQNKIKEWLAEQGLSTPTEEQILDVVRKNYDLTLKLQDSLDQYERYAETPLHTNFFKLMVRDVVNDTRKHIYGYVKEAVSVIPDQEVLLTTSMTSGSAGTTNAATPTTAVPEAKATPAT; encoded by the exons ATGACCTCACGCAAGCGAAGTGGCAGCGGTTCCACCAAGAGGCCCAAGGAGAAG GTGGTCTACATATACGAACTGCTGTGCCGGGGCGAGGATCCCAGCAGCGAGAGTCCGGAGTTCTGGAACGAGTTCTTCCTGCTGCAGCCGAACTTCGAGGCGCTGGAGAATGAGATCGGAAAGCTTAACAGCGACCAGCTGCAGCTGGTCAAGCCGAATCTGAACACCCTCTTCCAGAGGTGCATCGAAATGCTGGACACGG ATCATCCCAAGCGCCTGTGCAATAGCCTGCAAACGTTGTGCTCCCTGTTCTACGGGATCTTCAAGAAATCGAACGCGGAGCCCACGCTCAACATCCTCAACGAGATCTTCGGCCACGAGAAGATGGACGAGTGGCTGAAGCTGATGATGCAGTACTGCAATCGCATACTATTGGGCGATGTGCCCGAGAACGCCCGCTTCATGTGCCTGAAACTTCTGCAGGTCTTGGTCACGGGCACAGATAACGTGAACCAGAACGCCCTCTTCGAGCACCTGATGATGCACAGCATGTTCGACGCCTTCGTCCGGTTACTTAGCGATCCCTCGTTTCGCACCCAGCACGGACATGACATTGTAATTCTGCTTACCATCCTGGTTAACTACCGCAAGCACGAGGCGACCAATCCCTACGTGGTACAGCTCTCCATACTCGCCGATGAGCTGGCTCTGAACGG CTATGGCCAAATGATATCGCAGTCGCTCATTGACTTCTGCCGCCAGTACATCCAGAGCCTCAACAATGTGCAATCCTCGTCCTGGTTTTCATCGCTCTCGAACATTGTGGGGAACATGTTTGTGTCGGATGAAGGATGCGAGCGGGTGCAGCAAATCAAGGCCAACAATGGCCTTCTGCTTGCCCTCTACGAGGCAGTGCACCTGAACAGGAACTTCATCACGACGCTGGCTCACACGCAGGCGGAGTCCAGTGCCCCGCCCTCGCCCAGTAACACGTTGAGCCTGGCCCAACCAGTGCCGGACTTAACCAATGCTCCTATCATCGACATTACTCAATATCCCACCAATCTCCTGGTGGCCGTCTTTCAGTACTGCTCCATCGTGATGCAGGACAACAAAAACGAGTCGAGCATTGCCAACCTGAAGCTGTGCTTTCTCATCCTCACCTGCATTTCGGAGGATCAGTACGCCAACTCCATGATGCACGACAGCAATCTCACCTTCAAGGTTATGCTGCATCGGGCGCAGATGCGTCATCGCAAGTTGAATGTGGATCGGGTGGGCAAATCGCAGCCATTGGCTGCCACTCTTCTGGATCTCCTAGTGGAGTTTATTGTGTCCCACTTGATGAAGAAGTTTCCCATGGAGCTGTATCTGCTGTGCATTGGCGTTATCCATCGAATTCTGTGTTACCAGAAGAGGTGTCGAGTGCGCCTGAACTATCCGTGGAAGGAGCTGTGGTCGGCACTGATTGGCCTGCTGCGGTTTCTGGTCAACCAGGAACAGACGCTGGTCAAGAAGTGTAACATATTCCATTTGTCGCTGCAGGTGGTGAATATATTCAATCTATTCATTACGTACGGCGACACTTTCCTGGCCACCACAAACAGCTATGATGAGCTGTACTACGAACTGAACCGCGAGGAGAAGGTCTTTACGGAAATACATGCAATGG TTCTGCGCTACACAACCATGCCGGAGTGCGAGTACAAAGACGACGTCATCAAACTACTGAACGCCCTGGTCAATATATTGGCCATTGTAAAGCACTTCCAGAACAAGATCAAGGAATGGCTGGCGGAGCAAGGTCTTTCCACGCCCACGGAGGAGCAAATACTCGATGTGGTGCGCAAGAACTACGACCTCACGTTGAAACTGCAGGACTCCCTAGACCAGTACGAACGTTACGCGGAAACGCCGCTGCACACAAACTTCTTTAAGTTGATGGTGCGCGATGTTGTCAACGACACGCGAAAACACATCTACGGGTATGTGAAGGAGGCCGTGTCCGTCATCCCCGACCAGGAGGTGCTCCTCACCACCTCGATGACATCCGGCTCGGCGGGAACAACGAATGCGGCGACCCCTACAACAGCAGTGCCAGAAGCAAAAGCCACGCCTGCCACGTAA
- the LOC128252856 gene encoding uncharacterized protein LOC128252856, with protein METVINCDFCLENFSFKEFEAHYEYCVKNLNAFEAIMNKTDTNQRKRPLKSRDNQQDVREKKRKKSCNPGIWQKKCFECGAFYLVKMEIEHIATERHRYAAAMNIKQNEKIVPISIKSHFPIKSYRVYPNDSKPDIHQLSNQCNDNILNILYYCLSEYRSIKFQLRAFGVYVDEYDEIIPLKTMKPFVTPYKPIYEIDSVVEEFSDALDYLITSSLKFHHHDHNLSKKHFQYFEITAIKLEHIQAAGYIPAPDKIKSRNALINVRNIDNYCFKWSILAYLGYVKHETLIFETAAKRKYDREKLRNPSHYKVLDISGDIIDYDGISLDFSGIKFPINIEGIKRFEKNNTEFSVNVYEVDDDEKNVVGPTIRTKEKRTRHVNLLAINNKDKQIMHYAYITSMGKLCFSQHSKSKAAADFCENCLQFYNRKTNKHNCGEEPVRYPLPNTTLCFKSHSKSISPPVVIYADIESSLESKSSEAWAAAFYIVHQYNPNLNEMVIHEGSDCIRNFCKTLKQKLVILYNQYWKVSKPPNYNLDIYDEFSQDFGQCCVCEEDIDTCSLNKCLNQFTGEYIGPVHSDCKPKYKLTNPFFPVVFHNLTRFDTNLLFSELGKYVKPIPGRQELYTMFSQHYQVNVYDRFQIKFMDSNNFLNYNLEELVSYMDKGDLKNLKMQFPGEQFDVMSQEKMLRKNFLECFDQLNETRLPKNHFFFNYADRVWDIFGCNRIGDYLKSYFERDVILLADVFEHFRRTCLKIYKLDPINYPTASSMSWDAMLKVTKVSLDLISDPDMYNFLKSAVRGGLVQCNQESAKANNKYMDNFDSKKPINYLASFEANNLSEWAMSQPLPFSNFAFLKDSEIEMLDFKTQTADGDVGYILEVDVKYPNHLERRHSGMPFCPEYEIIPGGRHKKLTASCTDRKKYIIHLKHLQLCLQNGLVVTKIHRVMTFNQSCWLKPYIDLNIEHKKLAKNKFEWQFFKLMNEVIVGKSLENVEKRRDVALLTHYQSKQNSPGFRQRVANNNFRGVEVFSNNLAAIESTKTNVIYDRPIYIGFSVFEMSKWFMYEHYYNFLSVKCRSAKIIFIRNNLLVASLKEDYDKLINENPQRYHEYKNLSLFENYHNINNNLMQEVDLMKTFKGKQRNYLTDYFKKQF; from the exons ATGGAAACTGTAATAAATTGTGATTTCTGCCTCGAGAACTTCAGCTTTAAGGAATTCGAAGCTCATTACGAATACTGTGTGAAAAATCTTAATGCATTTGAGGCTATTATGAACAAAACTGATACCAACCAAAGAAAACGACCACTCAAATCGCGTGACAATCAACAAGATGTCAGAGAGAAAAAACGTAAGAAATCTTGTAATCCTGGCATTTGGCAGAAAAAGTGCTTTGAATGCGGCGCATTTTATCTTGTGAAAATGGAAATAGAGCATATTGCAACAGAAAGACACAGATATGCAGCAGCTatgaatataaaacaaaatgagaaaatCGTTCCAATTTCAATAAAGTCCCATTTTCCTATAAAATCATATCGAGTTTATCCCAATGATAGTAAGCCTGACATACATCAATTAAGCAATCAATGCAACGATAATATtcttaacattttatattattgcCTGAGCGAATACAGATCCATCAAGTTTCAGTTGAGGGCATTTGGAGTGTACGTTGATGAATACGATGAAATCATACCCTTGAAAACGATGAAGCCTTTCGTAACACCATATAAGCCTATATACGAAATTGATTCTGTAGTCGAGGAATTTTCTGATGCGTTGGATTACCTTATAACTTCAAGCCTTAAATTCCATCATCACGACCACAATTTGtcgaaaaaacattttcaatactTTGAGATCACAGCAATAAAATTGGAACATATTCAGGCAGCTGGGTATATTCCTGCCCCTGACAAAATAAAGAGTCGAAACGCATTAATTAATGTTAGAAACATTGATAATTACTGTTTCAAGTGGAGTATTTTGGCATATTTGGGCTATGTCAAACATGAAACATTAATTTTCGAAACCGCTGCAAAGCGAAAATATGACAGAGAGAAATTAAGAAATCCTTCACATTATAAAGTTTTGGATATTTCCGGAGACATAATTGATTACGATGGGATATCACTCGATTTCTCTGGTATAAAGTTTCCAATAAACATAGAAGGTATTAAacgatttgaaaaaaataacacagaATTCAGCGTCAATGTCTACGAAGTTGATGACGATGAAAAGAATGTTGTTGGACCGACAATTAGAACGAAGGAAAAGCGAACGCGTCATGTCAACTTGTtagcaataaataataaagacaaGCAAATAATGCATTACGCGTATATTACAAGCATGGGGAAACTATGCTTTTCACAGCACTCGAAATCCAAGGCTGCCGCTgatttttgtgaaaattgtCTTCAATTTTATAACCGAAAAACCAATAAACACAATTGTGGAGAGGAACCGGTTCGATACCCCTTGCCAAATACCACTCTCTGTTTTAAGTCGCATTCAAAAAGCATATCTCCGCCGGTTGTAATTTATGCAGATATAGAGTCTTCCTTGGAGTCTAAGTCCTCAGAGGCCTGGGCTGCCGCATTTTATATTGTTCATCAATATAACCCAAATTTAAACGAAATGGTGATTCATGAag GTTCTGATTGCATAAGGAATTTCTGCAAAacacttaaacaaaaattagttATTCTTTACAACCAATACTGGAAGGTTTCAAAACCGCCAAATTACAACCTGGATATCTATGATGAGTTTTCGCAGGACTTTGGCCAATGTTGTGTCTGCGAGGAGGATATTGACACATGCTCTCTGAATAAGTGCCTTAATCAATTTACTGGAGAGTATATAGGCCCTGTCCATAGTGATTGCAAGCCAAAATATAAGTTAACTAATCCCTTTTTCCCAGTAGTTTTCCACAATTTAACGAGATTtgatacaaatttattatttagtgAATTGGGAAAGTATGTTAAACCAATTCCTGGCCGCCAAGAGTTGTACACAATGTTTTCTCAGCATTATCAGGTTAATGTATATGATAggtttcaaattaagtttatggactcaaacaattttttaaattataacttagaaGAGCTTGTTAGCTATATGGACAAGGGagacttaaaaaatttaaaaatgcaatttccaGGCGAACAATTTGATGTGATGTCGCAGGAAAAGATGTTACgtaaaaactttttagaaTGTTTTGATCAACTTAACGAAACACGATTACCCAAAAATCATTTCTTCTTTAATTATGCTGATCGGGTATGGGATATTTTCGGTTGTAATAGAATTGGAGATTACCtaaaatcatattttgaaAGGGATGTCATTCTTTTGGCAGATGTTTTTGAACACTTTAGGCGCACttgcctaaaaatatataaattagaCCCAATTAATTATCCTACAGCTTCTTCAATGTCATGGGATGCGATGCTGAAAGTCACCAAAGTAAGTTTAGATTTAATTAGTGATCCCGACATGTATAATTTCCTAAAAAGTGCAGTGCGTGGCGGACTGGTTCAATGCAACCAAGAGAGTGCAAaggcaaataataaatacatggATAATTTTGATTCCAAGAAGCCTATAAATTACTTGGCCAGTTTTGAGGCCAACAATTTAAGCGAATGGGCAATGAGTCAGCCGCTACCATTTTCTAATTTTGCGTTTTTAAAAGATTCCGAAATTGAAATGCttgattttaaaacacaaactgcAGATGGAGATGTAGGGTACATTTTAGAAGTAGACGTCAAATATCCAAACCATCTTGAGAGGAGGCACAGTGGTATGCCTTTCTGCCCTGAATACGAAATTATTCCAGGTGGAAGACATAAGAAACTGACAGCTTCCTGCACAGATAGAAAAAAGTATATTATTCATTTGAAGCACCTTCAATTATGCCTACAGAACGGACTGGTCGTAACAAAGATACACCGCGTGATGACTTTTAATCAATCCTGCTGGTTAAAACCATATATTGACTTAAATATAGAGCACAAGAAATTAGctaaaaataagtttgaatggcagttttttaaacttatgaATGAGGTTATCGTTGGAAAGTCATtggaaaatgttgaaaaacgTCGTGACGTGGCCTTGTTAACCCATTATCAATCGAAACAAAATTCTCCAGGGTTTCGACAACGAGTtgctaataataattttcgtGGTGTTGAGGTTTTTAGCAATAATCTAGCTGCGATCGAGTCAACAAAGACTAATGTTATTTATGACAGGCCAATATATATTGGATTTAGCGTCTTCGAAATGTCAAAATGGTTTATGTACGaacattattataattttctttctgtCAAATGTCGCTcggcaaaaataatatttatacgTAACAACTTATTGGTTGCATCGTTAAAAGAAGATTatgacaaattaattaatgaaaaccCTCAGCGTTAtcatgaatataaaaatttaagtttatttgaaaattatcataatattaataataatttaatgcaaGAAGTAGATttaatgaaaacatttaaaggaAAGCAAAGAAACTATTTAACAGACTAttttaagaaacaattttaa